The Vibrio tubiashii genome includes a window with the following:
- a CDS encoding response regulator transcription factor: protein MTRDTNVLVLDSQPIMREAISQFVYDGLMHSCVYQASTVVCGINILKKYGIDLVLLDVELEGSDGFEFLRRARAYGYKGQVLFISNNDHPMYSETARKLGANGYITKREDTPVIREAIARVASGYSVYKRKTFEKCQRYTTLSNRETVVFNYLVKGYSNKKISEILSLSSKTISTYKSRILEKYKVDSIVELMNLQQHVYVDVSEARTNAA from the coding sequence ATGACCAGAGATACCAATGTTCTAGTACTAGATAGCCAGCCGATAATGCGCGAAGCCATTTCTCAATTTGTCTATGATGGATTAATGCACTCTTGCGTGTACCAAGCTTCAACAGTGGTATGCGGGATTAACATATTAAAGAAGTACGGCATTGATTTAGTATTATTGGATGTAGAGCTAGAAGGCTCAGATGGATTTGAGTTTTTAAGACGTGCTCGCGCCTATGGCTATAAAGGCCAAGTGCTATTTATTTCAAACAACGATCACCCAATGTACTCAGAAACGGCACGTAAACTCGGCGCAAACGGATACATCACCAAGCGTGAAGACACTCCCGTCATCCGTGAAGCCATTGCTCGTGTTGCAAGTGGTTACTCGGTATATAAACGTAAAACCTTTGAAAAGTGCCAGCGTTACACCACGCTTTCAAATCGCGAGACGGTTGTGTTCAACTACTTGGTAAAAGGCTACAGCAACAAGAAGATCTCAGAAATATTGTCGTTAAGCTCAAAGACCATTAGTACTTATAAATCGCGAATCCTCGAAAAATACAAAGTGGATTCCATTGTTGAACTGATGAACCTCCAACAACATGTCTATGTAGATGTTTCTGAGGCTAGAACAAATGCTGCTTAA
- a CDS encoding LysR family transcriptional regulator, giving the protein MKSQLDLNLLKVLPLLEKHRQLKPVAKELGKTESAVSKYLAKLREQLDDQLFVRGAFEFEPTEYTLNLLPKISKGLNLIDEAVQPADFNPITYDKPIVIALPSLAQYLIGKPLLLDLLETFPKAEIQITTWSDSSVEKIHEDGIDIGVQYFNDEQVKTIYQHHLGRYKGAIVCSDKYQDRTLEEKLSMPYVLMEMKGWQDKKAVIKRTLESNGIKINKVATVDNMTCLFETLNELDCATLLPAASHLKQRTDYNVTVLPEHLQLKQPLSTVANYKLVNHDNPLHKLLVQKLKQHLF; this is encoded by the coding sequence ATGAAGTCACAGTTGGATCTCAATCTACTCAAGGTACTCCCTTTGTTAGAGAAGCATCGCCAATTAAAGCCAGTTGCTAAAGAGTTAGGTAAAACAGAAAGCGCTGTGAGTAAGTATTTAGCCAAGCTGAGAGAACAACTCGATGACCAGCTTTTTGTCCGTGGTGCTTTCGAGTTTGAGCCGACGGAATATACTCTGAATCTATTACCTAAAATCTCCAAAGGCCTCAATTTGATTGATGAGGCGGTGCAGCCTGCCGACTTTAATCCAATCACTTACGATAAGCCGATCGTCATCGCACTACCAAGTTTGGCGCAATATTTAATTGGTAAACCCTTGCTTTTGGACTTGCTAGAGACGTTTCCCAAAGCAGAAATCCAAATCACCACTTGGTCTGACTCTTCAGTTGAAAAGATTCACGAAGATGGTATTGATATTGGTGTTCAGTACTTTAACGATGAACAGGTTAAAACCATCTACCAGCATCACTTGGGAAGATACAAAGGGGCAATAGTGTGCTCGGATAAGTACCAAGATCGCACACTAGAAGAAAAGCTATCGATGCCTTATGTATTAATGGAAATGAAAGGTTGGCAAGATAAGAAAGCAGTTATCAAGCGGACACTAGAGTCGAATGGTATCAAGATCAACAAAGTGGCGACCGTAGATAATATGACTTGTCTGTTCGAAACCTTAAATGAGCTTGACTGTGCGACACTGTTGCCAGCAGCGAGCCACCTTAAACAACGCACTGACTACAATGTCACCGTGTTGCCTGAACACTTGCAATTAAAACAACCTTTATCAACAGTTGCTAACTATAAATTGGTCAATCATGACAACCCATTGCATAAGCTATTGGTACAGAAACTTAAGCAGCATTTGTTCTAG
- a CDS encoding RNA-binding S4 domain-containing protein: MDQDYEQGEEIEIEAIGIEVSSQPIELYKVFKIANLVGGGGEAKHLIAEGYVAVNGELETRKRRKLYDGDFFEFNQEYYVVVCDAPVTEPEVKAEKVDKPSKPANSKNRKPAKDKSSQPKSKESNPAKKKGNGRSTIDFF, translated from the coding sequence ATGGACCAAGATTACGAACAGGGTGAAGAGATCGAAATCGAAGCGATTGGAATCGAAGTCTCGTCACAGCCAATAGAGTTGTATAAGGTATTCAAAATAGCCAACCTCGTTGGTGGTGGAGGTGAGGCGAAGCACCTTATTGCTGAAGGTTATGTCGCCGTGAATGGCGAATTGGAAACGCGTAAACGTCGTAAGCTTTACGATGGTGATTTTTTTGAATTTAACCAAGAATACTACGTTGTGGTGTGCGATGCGCCAGTGACAGAGCCTGAAGTAAAAGCTGAGAAGGTAGATAAACCGAGCAAGCCGGCGAATTCTAAAAATCGAAAGCCAGCAAAAGATAAGTCATCGCAACCGAAAAGCAAAGAATCTAATCCTGCCAAGAAGAAGGGCAATGGTCGTTCGACTATCGATTTTTTCTAA
- a CDS encoding ABC transporter permease, with the protein MLLKKKRTNPLNEARWLRFKANKRGFWSMWIFGLLFIVSLFAELIANDKPLLVEFDSQWYFPIATQYAETEFGGEFETEADYTDPYVIELIEEKGYIVWPLIRFSYDTINFNIGGAVPSPPDNVNWLGTDDKGRDVLARVIYGFRISVLFGFVLTIVSSVIGVAVGATQGYYGGWLDLFGQRFIEVWSGMPTLFLLIILSSFVEPNFWWLLGIMVAFSWMSLVGIVRAEFLRCRNFDYVRAAQAMGVADKRIMLRHMLPNAMVASLTMMPFILSGSVTTLTSLDFLGFGLPAGSPSLGELLAQGKANLQAPWLGFSAFLVLSVMLTLLVFIGEAVRDAFDPHHQGR; encoded by the coding sequence ATGTTGTTGAAAAAAAAGCGAACTAATCCTCTTAATGAAGCGCGTTGGCTCAGGTTTAAAGCCAACAAGCGTGGCTTTTGGTCTATGTGGATTTTCGGGCTGTTGTTCATCGTTAGCTTGTTTGCTGAGCTTATCGCTAATGACAAACCGTTGCTGGTGGAGTTTGATAGCCAGTGGTATTTCCCGATTGCTACTCAGTATGCGGAAACTGAGTTTGGCGGTGAGTTTGAAACCGAGGCAGACTATACCGATCCTTATGTGATCGAGTTAATCGAAGAAAAGGGTTACATCGTCTGGCCGTTAATTCGATTTAGCTACGATACCATTAACTTCAATATCGGCGGTGCTGTGCCTTCACCTCCGGACAATGTCAATTGGCTAGGGACTGATGACAAAGGCCGAGACGTATTGGCGCGGGTCATCTACGGCTTTCGTATTTCGGTCCTGTTTGGCTTTGTTTTAACCATAGTTTCGAGTGTCATAGGTGTGGCAGTCGGCGCTACTCAAGGTTATTACGGTGGCTGGTTAGATTTGTTTGGTCAACGCTTTATCGAAGTGTGGTCGGGTATGCCGACACTTTTCTTGCTCATCATATTATCCAGTTTTGTCGAGCCCAATTTCTGGTGGTTGCTCGGGATTATGGTGGCATTTAGCTGGATGAGCTTGGTTGGGATAGTGCGCGCCGAGTTCTTACGCTGTCGTAACTTTGATTATGTGCGTGCCGCGCAGGCGATGGGTGTGGCAGATAAGCGCATTATGCTGCGTCACATGTTGCCCAATGCTATGGTTGCGTCTCTGACCATGATGCCTTTTATCCTTTCAGGTTCGGTAACAACACTAACTTCCCTAGACTTCTTAGGTTTTGGTTTACCCGCAGGCTCGCCTTCATTGGGTGAGTTACTCGCGCAAGGTAAAGCCAACTTGCAAGCGCCATGGCTTGGTTTTTCGGCATTCCTTGTTCTCTCTGTGATGTTAACTTTGTTGGTGTTTATCGGTGAAGCAGTCCGTGATGCCTTTGACCCTCACCACCAAGGAAGATAG
- the vctD gene encoding iron chelate uptake ABC transporter permease subunit VctD, with protein sequence MKKLLLALIVLSIASLFVGVGQLNLASLIAGDLNSWHLFWTSRIPRLVAVLLAGAGLSIAGLIMQQISQNRFASPSTSGTIECAMLGYVLSLVLFGNGAQLWLIFGVSMAGTLLFVQFINRIQFKNAIFVPLVGIIFGNVVDSLATFIAYKYDALQNLSSWTVANFANLLQGDYELLYIAIPVAIFSYLYAARISAVGLGKDFATNLGLNYQQVLVIGVLLVSVMSATVVMIVGMLPFLGLIVPNLVSRFFGDNLRKNIPLTAILGALIVLCCDLAGRLIIFPYEIPISTIISILGGAVFIFFILKGQKHA encoded by the coding sequence GTGAAAAAGTTGTTGTTGGCGTTGATAGTATTGAGTATCGCGTCACTGTTTGTTGGAGTGGGGCAGCTAAATCTCGCTTCTTTAATTGCCGGTGATCTAAATAGCTGGCATCTATTCTGGACAAGTCGAATCCCTCGTCTTGTTGCCGTGTTGCTGGCGGGTGCAGGTTTAAGTATCGCTGGTCTGATTATGCAGCAAATTAGCCAAAACCGATTTGCGTCACCGTCGACCTCAGGCACCATCGAATGTGCCATGTTAGGTTATGTATTGAGCCTAGTACTATTCGGTAATGGCGCCCAGTTGTGGCTGATTTTCGGTGTATCTATGGCAGGTACATTGTTGTTTGTTCAGTTTATTAATCGCATCCAATTTAAAAACGCCATTTTTGTTCCTTTAGTGGGGATCATCTTTGGTAACGTCGTAGATTCTTTAGCAACATTCATCGCCTATAAATACGATGCGCTACAAAACCTCTCTAGCTGGACAGTGGCGAACTTCGCTAACTTGTTACAGGGTGACTACGAGTTACTCTACATCGCGATTCCAGTCGCCATTTTCAGTTATCTGTATGCTGCAAGGATCTCTGCGGTAGGGCTAGGTAAAGACTTTGCGACCAACCTCGGTTTGAACTATCAGCAGGTGTTAGTGATTGGTGTATTACTGGTGTCAGTGATGTCTGCGACTGTAGTGATGATTGTCGGTATGCTGCCATTTTTAGGCTTGATAGTACCTAACCTTGTGAGCCGATTCTTTGGTGACAACTTACGTAAAAACATCCCTCTAACTGCCATTCTCGGGGCGCTAATTGTTCTTTGTTGCGACTTGGCAGGACGCCTGATTATTTTCCCTTACGAGATCCCTATTTCTACCATTATCAGTATTCTTGGCGGAGCGGTGTTTATCTTCTTTATTCTTAAGGGGCAAAAGCATGCTTGA
- a CDS encoding insulinase family protein has protein sequence MSYSVRSLIGAALSATLIFSPVVSASTNSALWFEHTDIQMPTNTMVAELNNGLRFVILPTTRRSDEVSLRILIGSGTAQQTNDQDSTAKLAARSTVESSDWKATTELEQTVFSLDLLHADASAIEANLAAMQKSLATNANGNEFKQKFYVPQNVTVIVTGGVNTRQTTKLIQRQFSGWAKGTSKQTDEASKITLNAYLKPSVTNDTGLSVSTLKILQDEQDSKLQRKEILLTTLANKMLEHRIQNALEQQNSQAKVSVENEVLFDHRLLSQIRITEMSADEKSTTESVVKSEIERAIAAGFTQVEYEMVVSELREQLKSKTRLGNDHYAADQADRLVEAISLGNVYTEPSYDLDLLNFHVAHLNEYDVSKEFEKTWSADSSVTL, from the coding sequence GTGTCTTATTCAGTACGTAGCTTGATTGGTGCAGCTCTCTCTGCAACGCTAATTTTTTCGCCTGTCGTTTCAGCTTCAACTAACTCAGCCTTATGGTTCGAGCATACTGATATTCAGATGCCAACCAATACCATGGTTGCTGAGCTAAACAATGGTTTACGCTTTGTTATCCTACCGACCACTCGTCGCTCTGATGAAGTCTCGCTACGTATCCTGATTGGCTCAGGCACCGCTCAGCAAACTAATGATCAGGATTCAACAGCCAAGCTAGCCGCACGTTCTACCGTAGAAAGCAGTGACTGGAAGGCCACGACTGAACTCGAACAAACCGTATTTAGCCTAGATCTTTTGCACGCGGATGCGAGTGCGATAGAGGCAAACTTAGCCGCTATGCAGAAAAGCCTAGCGACCAATGCAAACGGCAACGAGTTCAAGCAAAAATTCTATGTCCCACAAAACGTGACAGTTATTGTTACTGGTGGGGTTAACACCAGACAGACAACCAAGCTAATCCAACGCCAGTTTTCTGGATGGGCAAAGGGCACATCTAAGCAAACCGATGAAGCAAGCAAGATTACTCTGAATGCTTATCTCAAGCCAAGCGTAACAAACGACACTGGCTTGTCAGTAAGCACGCTTAAAATACTCCAAGACGAGCAAGACAGTAAGCTGCAGCGCAAAGAGATCTTGTTAACTACCTTGGCCAACAAAATGCTAGAACATCGCATTCAAAACGCTCTAGAACAGCAGAATTCTCAAGCAAAAGTCTCTGTCGAAAACGAGGTTCTTTTTGATCACCGCCTGCTTTCACAAATTCGTATTACGGAGATGTCAGCCGATGAAAAGTCGACAACAGAAAGCGTAGTGAAATCTGAAATTGAGCGTGCGATTGCAGCTGGATTCACTCAAGTTGAATACGAAATGGTCGTTAGTGAGCTGCGCGAGCAACTAAAAAGCAAAACTCGCTTGGGTAACGACCACTATGCCGCAGACCAAGCCGACCGCCTAGTTGAAGCGATCAGCTTAGGTAATGTCTACACAGAGCCATCATACGATCTTGATTTGCTCAACTTCCACGTCGCTCACCTAAATGAGTACGATGTAAGTAAAGAATTTGAGAAGACTTGGTCAGCGGACAGCAGCGTTACTTTATAA
- a CDS encoding substrate-binding periplasmic protein: protein MAYHPPTNVVIYGDDAYPPYSYIENGQAKGIYTEILQAVFEEMPKYRVKITLVPWKRGLKLLEVGEGFALYPPYYYIDKRPYISPYSIPILNEEVVVYCQPDSVKNRRLEHWPADYFGLTVGINEAFALGGTEFWEAVKKGKIFLKEAKGNRANLLNLYKNRIDCYINDRLSILWEIKLLTKEGAVKPNWQLTLGNSISGEQGYLGFTNKSPDKYPYKGDFVKQFNRTLDQLQIDGTVEKIMSKYIQNNN from the coding sequence ATGGCTTATCATCCTCCCACAAACGTTGTTATCTACGGTGACGATGCTTATCCCCCTTACAGCTACATAGAAAATGGTCAAGCAAAAGGCATTTACACAGAGATACTCCAAGCAGTATTTGAAGAGATGCCCAAATATCGCGTTAAAATCACCTTAGTCCCATGGAAACGCGGGCTTAAGCTACTAGAGGTAGGAGAAGGGTTTGCACTTTACCCTCCTTATTACTACATCGATAAGCGCCCTTATATCTCCCCCTACTCAATTCCGATCTTGAATGAAGAGGTCGTGGTTTACTGCCAGCCAGATAGTGTAAAGAATCGACGGCTAGAACACTGGCCTGCTGATTATTTTGGGCTAACAGTCGGTATCAATGAAGCCTTTGCTCTTGGAGGAACAGAATTCTGGGAAGCTGTTAAGAAAGGAAAGATCTTCTTAAAAGAAGCCAAAGGTAATCGAGCCAACCTCCTTAACTTGTATAAAAACCGTATTGACTGCTACATCAATGATCGGCTCTCCATTCTTTGGGAAATCAAACTATTGACTAAAGAAGGCGCGGTTAAACCAAACTGGCAGTTAACATTAGGTAATTCAATAAGCGGCGAACAGGGCTACTTAGGCTTTACCAACAAATCACCTGATAAATACCCTTACAAAGGAGATTTTGTTAAGCAATTTAATCGAACTTTAGACCAACTTCAGATAGATGGAACCGTTGAGAAGATCATGTCCAAGTACATACAAAATAACAACTAG
- a CDS encoding siderophore ABC transporter substrate-binding protein, whose amino-acid sequence MKLSALALATGLLAFGANAKMVEIEHAQGTTKLESNPERVVVIGLGALDTVKAFGIEPVAVSTVSMFPDYLAEYRDYKFISAGSLHEPDFETIYTQKPDLIIVGSRGAAKYKELAEIAPTIVFAADSKKGYWESTQEQWRNLGEVFEKQDFVESKIEQLDKEFKSISASNDKNDVDALTVMSAGGNITAFGAQSRFSAIYKDFGFKETVKGIKESRHGDLVSYEFIREKNPSTLLVIDKDILINKGKGSTVKRDFENDLVKATDAYQNKKLAYLDINAWYLSIAGMRATEQMIEDVKSASAVN is encoded by the coding sequence ATGAAGTTGTCTGCACTGGCATTAGCCACAGGATTGTTAGCATTTGGTGCTAACGCGAAAATGGTCGAAATTGAGCATGCACAAGGTACCACAAAATTAGAGTCGAACCCTGAAAGGGTTGTGGTTATTGGTTTGGGCGCGCTAGACACCGTTAAAGCATTTGGAATTGAGCCTGTCGCAGTGTCAACGGTCAGCATGTTTCCTGATTACTTGGCTGAATATCGCGATTACAAATTCATTTCAGCGGGCAGCCTGCACGAGCCAGACTTTGAAACCATCTATACTCAAAAACCTGACCTAATCATTGTCGGTTCTCGCGGCGCAGCGAAGTACAAAGAACTTGCAGAGATCGCCCCAACGATCGTGTTTGCTGCGGATTCAAAAAAAGGTTACTGGGAGAGCACTCAAGAGCAATGGCGTAATCTTGGTGAAGTCTTCGAGAAACAAGATTTTGTTGAGTCTAAGATCGAGCAGCTAGACAAAGAATTCAAATCAATCAGTGCTTCTAATGACAAGAACGATGTTGACGCTCTAACGGTAATGAGTGCGGGTGGTAACATTACGGCGTTTGGCGCGCAATCTCGTTTCTCCGCTATCTACAAAGACTTTGGCTTCAAAGAAACGGTAAAAGGGATCAAAGAGAGCCGTCACGGTGACCTTGTCTCTTATGAGTTCATTCGTGAAAAGAACCCATCAACCTTGCTGGTTATCGACAAAGATATTCTGATCAACAAAGGTAAAGGCAGCACAGTGAAGCGTGATTTCGAAAACGATTTGGTTAAAGCAACTGACGCTTACCAAAACAAGAAGTTAGCTTACTTAGACATCAACGCTTGGTACCTATCTATCGCAGGTATGCGTGCGACAGAGCAGATGATTGAAGATGTTAAATCAGCATCAGCAGTCAACTAA
- a CDS encoding EAL domain-containing protein, protein MDHSIGNVVSPPKLSLVSGTDDELVDKIESAVLGLTGAELDDLMDNHFRHMIDVLNDGIFYMSGNEYVCFYNPSFYSRFGIDSGHTDLKSWTDLVHPQDQIAFGAKVDEHIQQDGARVVTQYRIRCTNGRYIWLEGTAVTKTVNGQRFMIGCHRDISDRKLMESYVQQTSLTDGSSGLANEQKLAMDLDNLKVLNEEAHHLMYIQPGVTRSYQSLYGAQMMRNLLSRLTKVLGDFPEHFVDMYRIQSHDFAIIVRGEFDELALNKLARRITKVYKDAIRTLDFLFANDISIGIYPNISEHCRTDEIVRVAAQTCQFAAAHSEHSVRIYAGKTKTQIDRHFYIDQELGNAIRNGHLSVKFQPIVCCKSDKVASFESLVRWRSDTLGEIYPDEFISVAEKKGLISELGYFVFEKACCFINKYQQTHTEEIKVNVNVSVLQLLSQQFPDNVKQITEEFGVNANSIVLELTETIILDDNKDAISQLMRLKQFGFQLSLDDFGAGYSSLNSFFDLPLSQIKIDKSIAWRSLENPVTFEYLSFITNLCNAYNIDIVIEGIEDAAMQRVFTDMGAAYLQGYWFSKPLSLASASHYTKI, encoded by the coding sequence ATGGATCATTCAATTGGCAACGTCGTGTCTCCACCAAAACTGTCTCTAGTATCCGGGACGGATGATGAACTGGTAGATAAAATTGAATCCGCAGTGCTAGGGCTTACCGGCGCTGAACTTGACGATCTTATGGATAATCATTTCCGTCATATGATTGATGTGCTTAACGATGGCATCTTCTATATGTCGGGAAATGAGTATGTTTGCTTCTACAATCCCTCTTTTTACTCACGTTTTGGCATCGACTCCGGACATACCGATCTAAAGAGCTGGACTGACCTTGTGCACCCACAAGACCAAATCGCATTCGGAGCAAAAGTAGATGAGCATATTCAGCAAGATGGTGCTCGCGTTGTCACTCAATATCGCATTCGTTGTACCAACGGCCGATACATTTGGCTTGAGGGCACAGCCGTAACAAAGACGGTCAATGGCCAAAGATTTATGATTGGCTGCCATCGTGATATCTCCGATAGAAAGCTGATGGAGTCTTATGTTCAGCAAACATCGTTAACTGATGGCTCTTCTGGATTAGCTAACGAGCAGAAGTTAGCGATGGATCTCGATAACCTTAAGGTGCTGAACGAAGAAGCGCACCATCTCATGTACATCCAACCCGGTGTTACGCGTTCGTATCAGTCATTATATGGCGCTCAAATGATGCGTAATTTACTCTCGCGCCTCACAAAAGTACTCGGAGACTTTCCCGAGCACTTCGTTGACATGTACCGTATTCAGTCTCACGACTTCGCCATCATTGTTCGCGGTGAGTTCGATGAACTCGCTCTAAACAAGCTCGCTCGTCGCATAACCAAGGTCTATAAAGACGCGATTCGGACGCTCGACTTCCTGTTTGCCAACGATATCAGTATCGGTATTTACCCAAACATCTCTGAACATTGTCGCACCGACGAAATTGTACGTGTCGCTGCTCAAACCTGTCAGTTTGCTGCAGCGCATTCCGAACACTCTGTGCGAATTTATGCAGGAAAAACCAAAACTCAAATCGATCGACACTTCTATATTGACCAAGAGCTTGGCAATGCCATACGTAACGGCCACCTGTCGGTTAAGTTTCAACCTATTGTCTGTTGCAAATCAGATAAGGTCGCGAGTTTTGAGAGCCTAGTTCGATGGCGTAGTGATACATTAGGAGAGATTTACCCAGATGAATTCATCTCAGTGGCAGAGAAGAAAGGCCTGATAAGCGAATTAGGCTACTTTGTGTTTGAAAAAGCGTGTTGCTTTATCAACAAGTACCAACAAACGCACACTGAAGAGATTAAAGTGAATGTTAACGTTTCGGTACTGCAATTACTCAGTCAACAGTTTCCTGACAACGTTAAGCAGATTACCGAAGAGTTTGGGGTCAATGCGAACTCAATTGTGCTCGAACTCACTGAGACCATCATACTAGATGACAACAAAGACGCGATTTCGCAGCTAATGCGACTTAAGCAGTTCGGCTTTCAGCTCTCTTTGGATGACTTTGGCGCCGGTTACAGCTCCTTAAACAGTTTTTTTGATTTGCCGCTGTCACAAATTAAGATTGATAAGTCGATTGCTTGGCGTTCGTTAGAAAACCCGGTCACGTTCGAATATCTCTCATTTATCACCAATTTGTGTAACGCCTACAATATCGATATTGTCATTGAAGGGATCGAAGACGCCGCAATGCAACGTGTCTTCACTGATATGGGAGCCGCCTACCTCCAAGGCTATTGGTTCTCTAAGCCACTTTCCCTTGCTAGCGCTAGCCACTATACCAAGATATAA
- the yejF gene encoding microcin C ABC transporter ATP-binding protein YejF, with translation MSETVLTINGLSVGFGRKRQVEQVTNEVSLSIKKGETLALVGESGSGKSVTANSILKLLPQGSSHYLSGNIEFDGINILECSERQLRGIRGGRIGMIFQEPMVSLNPLHKIGKQLVETLAIHRGMRQRAAEALAVEWLGKVGIRNPEHKVMAYPHELSGGERQRVMIAMALINEPELLIADEPTTALDVSVQAQILDLLKQLQQEMGMAMLFITHDLSIVKRIADRVSVMQNGSLVETGSCEQIFNSPVHEYTQKLINSDPRGLPVKISEQASSLLDVSNLRVWFPITGGIFKRVVSHIKAVTNMNFELKKGHSIGLVGESGSGKSTTGMAILRLVKSEGSIAYQDNELQGLDRKGMLPYRSKMQVVFQDPFSALNPRMSVAQVIGEGLRVHQTLSEDEIDQRICDVMAEVDLDPETRHRYPNEFSGGQRQRIAIARALILKPEFILLDEPTSSLDRTVQAQVLDLLKSLQEKYQLTYLFISHDLNVVRSLCHYTIVMKQGEIIEQGETQELFSRPQQPYTRHLVNLSSL, from the coding sequence ATGTCTGAAACTGTACTTACAATTAATGGCTTATCTGTCGGGTTTGGTCGTAAGAGGCAAGTCGAACAGGTGACTAACGAGGTATCACTTTCGATTAAAAAAGGTGAGACGCTTGCCTTAGTGGGTGAAAGTGGCTCTGGTAAATCGGTAACAGCCAACTCGATTCTTAAGCTGCTCCCACAAGGCTCTTCTCACTACCTTTCAGGCAACATTGAGTTTGATGGCATCAATATTCTAGAATGTTCAGAGCGCCAGTTGAGAGGGATCCGCGGCGGAAGAATCGGCATGATTTTTCAAGAGCCAATGGTTTCGCTTAATCCGCTGCACAAGATAGGCAAACAACTGGTTGAAACATTAGCTATCCATAGAGGGATGCGCCAACGAGCTGCAGAAGCACTTGCTGTTGAGTGGTTGGGTAAGGTGGGCATTCGTAACCCTGAACACAAAGTTATGGCATATCCGCATGAACTGTCTGGGGGAGAGAGGCAAAGGGTAATGATTGCCATGGCACTGATTAACGAACCCGAGTTGTTAATCGCAGACGAACCGACGACAGCATTGGATGTCTCAGTACAGGCTCAGATACTCGATCTATTAAAGCAGCTACAACAAGAAATGGGCATGGCAATGCTGTTTATTACTCATGACTTGAGTATTGTAAAACGAATTGCTGATCGTGTATCCGTGATGCAAAACGGTAGTTTGGTTGAAACTGGCAGCTGTGAACAGATATTCAATTCCCCCGTCCATGAGTACACACAAAAGCTGATTAACTCAGACCCAAGGGGCTTGCCTGTCAAAATCAGTGAGCAAGCTTCCTCTTTACTTGATGTGAGTAACTTACGTGTTTGGTTCCCAATTACTGGTGGTATCTTCAAACGAGTGGTATCGCATATTAAAGCCGTCACTAATATGAACTTTGAGTTAAAGAAAGGGCACTCGATAGGTCTGGTGGGCGAGAGTGGTTCGGGTAAATCAACCACGGGAATGGCAATACTGCGTTTGGTCAAATCGGAAGGCTCTATCGCTTATCAAGACAACGAGCTTCAAGGTTTAGATAGAAAGGGTATGTTGCCTTATCGAAGCAAGATGCAGGTAGTGTTTCAAGATCCCTTCTCTGCGTTGAATCCTCGCATGTCGGTAGCGCAAGTGATTGGTGAAGGGTTGCGGGTACATCAGACGCTGAGCGAAGATGAAATAGACCAACGAATCTGCGATGTTATGGCAGAGGTCGACCTAGACCCAGAGACAAGACATCGCTACCCAAATGAGTTTTCTGGCGGACAAAGGCAGCGTATTGCAATCGCGCGGGCGTTAATCCTTAAACCAGAGTTTATTCTGTTAGATGAGCCAACCTCTTCTTTGGACAGGACGGTGCAAGCGCAAGTGCTCGATCTGCTGAAATCACTCCAAGAAAAGTATCAACTTACCTATTTGTTTATCAGTCATGATTTGAATGTAGTGCGCTCGTTGTGCCATTACACAATCGTAATGAAGCAAGGGGAAATCATCGAACAAGGTGAGACTCAGGAGTTGTTTAGTCGCCCGCAACAGCCTTATACGCGGCATCTAGTTAATCTTTCCTCTTTGTAA